A part of Mesoplodon densirostris isolate mMesDen1 chromosome 10, mMesDen1 primary haplotype, whole genome shotgun sequence genomic DNA contains:
- the BAK1 gene encoding bcl-2 homologous antagonist/killer encodes MASGQGPGPPRQGCEEPDPSSTSEEQVARDTEEVFRSYVFYRHQQEQEAEGAAAPTDPEMVTLPLEPSSTMGQVGRQLAIIGDDINRRYDSEFQAMLQHLQPTAENAYEYFTKIASSLFESGINWGRVVALLGFGYRLALHVYQRGLTGFLGQVTRFVADFMLNHCIARWIAQRGGWVAALDLGNGPIWNVLIILSAVLLGQFVVRRFFKS; translated from the exons ATGGCATCCGGACAAGGCCCAGGTCCTCCCAGGCAGGGGTGCGAAGAACCTGACCCCTCCTCCACTTCGG AGGAGCAGGTAGCCCGGGACACGGAGGAGGTTTTCCGCAGCTACGTCTTTTACCGCCATCAGCAGGAGCAGGAGGCCGAGGGGGCGGCCGCGCCCACTGACCCAGAAATGGTCACCTTGCCCCTAGAGCCTAGCAG CACCATGGGGCAGGTGGGTCGCCAGCTGGCCATCATCGGGGATGACATCAACCGGCGCTATGACTCCGAGTTCCAGGCCATGTTGCAGCACCTGCAGCCAACAGCAGAGAACGCCTATGAGTATTTCACCAAGATCGCCTCAAG CCTGTTTGAGAGCGGCATCAACTGGGGCCGAGTGGTGGCTCTGCTGGGCTTTGGCTACCGCCTGGCCCTCCACGTCTACCAGCGCGGCCTGACTGGCTTCCTGGGCCAGGTGACCCGCTTCGTGGCCGACTTCATGTTGAATCACTGCATTGCCCGGTGGATCGCACAGAGGGGTGGCTGG GTGGCAGCCCTGGACTTGGGAAACGGCCCCATCTGGAATGTGCTGATAATTCTGTCTGCAGTTTTGTTGGGCCAGTTTGTGGTACGAAGATTTTTCAAGTCATGA
- the LOC132497501 gene encoding gametogenetin-binding protein 1-like: MEAPASSPWSRILGHSSMFCFFRSLVGSKGSPNSSDKPLLGGQSCPFREQSATTLMTDRQGGAGRESRPPATLPYTLSVALPQPDPSGLGLGDTGAQTPTPVEVLRVLARGVEVKPVLPRGSQEVLGNLSELEEREEEEMEAAGDTGTSDRDDFAQALAVEQGCLQRAMGPLDISPETFIREEKKECLPDGDLRLASSQVGATPWNCLLSLYKQLQKSATAKFPLKEGLPCEEKGGEEETEEEDSSLKLCVQGIVTLQSPLHKTFRSTDTLGFMESELKKLLVVQRESRLWKMGGHEGRKLLTQPEITLEEAGIVDGQHLLLEEMDAMGNWPPE, translated from the exons ATGGAGGCCCCAGCTTCAAGCCCTTGGTCCCGAATTTTGGGCCACTCCTCCATGTTCTGCTTTTTCCGTAGCCTGGTGGGGAGCAAGGGCAGCCCAAATAGCTCAGACAAGCCCCTGCTGGGGGGCCAGTCTTGTCCCTTTCGAGAGCAGAGCGCCACCACTTTGATGACTGATCGCCAGGGAGGAGCAGGGCGGGAGTCCAGGCCTCCTGCCACGCTGCCCTACACCCTCTCTGTGGCCCTGCCACAGCCCGATCcctcggggctggggctgggggacacAGGGGCCCAGACCCCCACCCCCGTGGAGGTCCTGAGGGTTCTGGCTCGGGGTGTAGAGGTGAAGCCAGTCCTGCCCAGAGGAAGCCAGGAGGTGCTGGGCAACCTGTCTGAgttggaggagagggaagaggaggagatggaGGCAGCAGGGGATACAGGGACCTCAGACAG GGACGACTTTGCCCAAGCCTTGGCGGTGGAGCAAGGATGCTTGCAGAGGGCCATGGGGCCACTGGATATCAGCCCCGAGACCTTCATcagggaggagaagaaggagtgTCTGCCTGATG GAGACCTCAGGCTGGCCTCCTCTCAGGTGGGGGCAACTCCCTGGAACTGTCTCCTCAGCTTGTACAAGCAGCTCCAGAAATCGGCCACGGCCAAG TTCCCTCTCAAGGAAGGCCTGCCCTGTGAGGAGAAAGGCggggaagaggaaacagaggagGAGGACAGCTCACTCAAGCTCTGTGTCCAAGGCATTGTCACCCTCCAGTCGCCGCTGCATAAGACTTTTAGGTCGACAGATACATTAG GTTTCATGGAGTCGGAGTTAAAGAAGCTTCTGGTAGTGCAACGGGAGTCCCGCCTCTGGAAGATGGGTGGCCACGAGGGCCGGAAGCTGCTGACCCAGCCAGAGATCACCCTGGAGGAGGCAGGCATAGTGGATGGCCAG CACCTGCTCCTTGAGGAGATGGATGCGATGGGAAACTGGCCTCCAGAGTGA